Proteins from a genomic interval of Bos mutus isolate GX-2022 chromosome 26, NWIPB_WYAK_1.1, whole genome shotgun sequence:
- the MFSD13A gene encoding transmembrane protein 180 isoform X1, with amino-acid sequence MRLGGPWAWLLGLPTAVVYGSLALFVSVLHNVFLLYYVDTFVSVYKIDKAAFWVGETVFLLWNSLNDPLFGWLSDRQFLSSQPRSGAGLSSRAVVLARVRALGWHGPLLALSFLAFWVPWAPAGLQFLLCLCLYDGFLTLVDLHHHALLADLALSAHDRTHLNFYCSLFSAAGSLSVFASYAFWNKEDFSSFRAFCLALATGSGLGFVGAARLLRRRVEAAGREPGCPAMAVNDGLCEEELLVGGEEAGSITLGQYLQQLARHRNFLWFVGMDLVQVFHCHFNSNFFPLFLEHLLSDHISLSTGSFLLGISYVAPHLNNLYFLPLCRRWGVYAVVRGLFLLKLGLSLLMLLAGSDHPGLLCLFIASNRVFTEGTCKLLTLVVTDLVDEDLVLNHRKQAASALLFGMVALVTKPGQTFAPLLGTWLLCFYTGHDLFQQHPPAPVGSAQPWPEPPAPPPAQAPPLRQGCFYLLVLVPIACALLQLFTWSQFTLHGRRLHMVKAQRQSLSRAQTLDVKMV; translated from the exons ATGAGGCTGGGTGGGCCCTGGGCCTGGCTGCTGGGCCTGCCCACGGCTGTGGTCTATGGCTCCCTGGCCCTGTTTGTCTCTGTCCTGCACAACGTGTTCCTGCTTTACTACGTGGACACCTTTGTCTCAGTGTACAAGATCGACAAAGCTGCCTTCTGGGTTGGAGAG ACCGTGTTTCTCCTCTGGAACAGTCTCAACGACCCCCTCTTCGGCTGGCTGAGTGACCGTCAGTTCCTCAGCTCCCAACCCCG GTCAGGTGCTGGGCTCTCCTCACGGGCTGTGGTGCTGGCACGGGTGCGGGCACTGGGCTGGCATGGGCCGCTGCTGGCACTGTCGTTCCTGGCATTCTGGGTGCCCTGGgcgcctgctgggctgcagttctTGCTGTGCCTGTGCCTCTACGACGGCTTCCTGACGCTCGTAGACCTGCACCATCATGCCTTGCTGGCCGACCTGGCTCTCTCAGCCCACGACCGCACCCACCTCAACTTCTACTGCTCCCTCTTCAGCGCGGCCGGCTCCCTGTCTGTCTTTGCCTCCTACGCCTTCTGGAACAAAGAGGACTTCTCTTCCTTCCGCGCCTTCTGCCTGGCGCTGGCCACTGGCTCTGGGCTGGGCTTTGTGGGGGCCGCACGGCTGCTGAGGCGGCGGGTTGAGGCGGCCGGCAGGGAGCCGGGGTGCCCAGCCATGGCTGTGAATGACGG CCTATGTGAAGAAGAGCTGCTTGTGGGCGGCGAGGAGGCGGGTAGCATCACCTTGGGCCAGTACCTCCAGCAGCTGGCACGCCACCGGAACTTCCTGTGGTTCGTGGGCATGGACTTGGTGCAG GTCTTTCACTGCCACTTCAACAGCAACTTCTTTCCCCTCTTCCTGGAGCATCTGTTGTCAGACCACATCTCCCTCTCCACGGGCTCCTTCCTGTTGG GCATCTCCTACGTCGCTCCCCACCTCAACAACCTCTACTTCCTGCCCCTGTGCCGGCGCTGGGGTGTCTACGCCGTGGTGCGGGGGCTCTTCCTGCTCAAGCTGGGCCTGAGCCTGCTTATGCTGTTGGCTGGCTCCGACCACCCCGGCCTGCTCTGCCTCTTCATTGCCAG CAACCGTGTTTTCACAGAGGGCACCTGTAAGCTGTTGACCTTGGTGGTCACGGACCTGGTGGATGAGGACTTGGTGCTGAATCACCGCAAGCAGGCAGCCTCAGCGCTTCTCTTTGGCATGGTGGCCCTGGTGACCAAGCCAGGCCAGACCTTCGCTCCGCTGCTGGGCACCTGGCTGCTCTGCTTCTACACAG GTCATGATCTCTTCCAGCAGCACCCCCCGGCCCCTGTGGGGAGTGCTCAGCCCTGGCCGGAGCCTCCGGCTCCACCCCCGGCACAGGCCCCGCCGCTCCGCCAGGGCTGCTTCTACCTGCTGGTGCTGGTGCCCATCGCCTGTGCTCTGCTGCAGCTGTTCACTTGGTCCCAGTTCACGCTGCACGGGAGGCGCCTGCACATGGTCAAAGCCCAGCGCCAGAGCCTGTCACGGGCCCAGACCCTGGACGTTAAGATGGTGTGA
- the MFSD13A gene encoding transmembrane protein 180 isoform X2, whose protein sequence is MRLGGPWAWLLGLPTAVVYGSLALFVSVLHNVFLLYYVDTFVSVYKIDKAAFWVGETVFLLWNSLNDPLFGWLSDRQFLSSQPRAAGSLSVFASYAFWNKEDFSSFRAFCLALATGSGLGFVGAARLLRRRVEAAGREPGCPAMAVNDGLCEEELLVGGEEAGSITLGQYLQQLARHRNFLWFVGMDLVQVFHCHFNSNFFPLFLEHLLSDHISLSTGSFLLGISYVAPHLNNLYFLPLCRRWGVYAVVRGLFLLKLGLSLLMLLAGSDHPGLLCLFIASNRVFTEGTCKLLTLVVTDLVDEDLVLNHRKQAASALLFGMVALVTKPGQTFAPLLGTWLLCFYTGHDLFQQHPPAPVGSAQPWPEPPAPPPAQAPPLRQGCFYLLVLVPIACALLQLFTWSQFTLHGRRLHMVKAQRQSLSRAQTLDVKMV, encoded by the exons ATGAGGCTGGGTGGGCCCTGGGCCTGGCTGCTGGGCCTGCCCACGGCTGTGGTCTATGGCTCCCTGGCCCTGTTTGTCTCTGTCCTGCACAACGTGTTCCTGCTTTACTACGTGGACACCTTTGTCTCAGTGTACAAGATCGACAAAGCTGCCTTCTGGGTTGGAGAG ACCGTGTTTCTCCTCTGGAACAGTCTCAACGACCCCCTCTTCGGCTGGCTGAGTGACCGTCAGTTCCTCAGCTCCCAACCCCG CGCGGCCGGCTCCCTGTCTGTCTTTGCCTCCTACGCCTTCTGGAACAAAGAGGACTTCTCTTCCTTCCGCGCCTTCTGCCTGGCGCTGGCCACTGGCTCTGGGCTGGGCTTTGTGGGGGCCGCACGGCTGCTGAGGCGGCGGGTTGAGGCGGCCGGCAGGGAGCCGGGGTGCCCAGCCATGGCTGTGAATGACGG CCTATGTGAAGAAGAGCTGCTTGTGGGCGGCGAGGAGGCGGGTAGCATCACCTTGGGCCAGTACCTCCAGCAGCTGGCACGCCACCGGAACTTCCTGTGGTTCGTGGGCATGGACTTGGTGCAG GTCTTTCACTGCCACTTCAACAGCAACTTCTTTCCCCTCTTCCTGGAGCATCTGTTGTCAGACCACATCTCCCTCTCCACGGGCTCCTTCCTGTTGG GCATCTCCTACGTCGCTCCCCACCTCAACAACCTCTACTTCCTGCCCCTGTGCCGGCGCTGGGGTGTCTACGCCGTGGTGCGGGGGCTCTTCCTGCTCAAGCTGGGCCTGAGCCTGCTTATGCTGTTGGCTGGCTCCGACCACCCCGGCCTGCTCTGCCTCTTCATTGCCAG CAACCGTGTTTTCACAGAGGGCACCTGTAAGCTGTTGACCTTGGTGGTCACGGACCTGGTGGATGAGGACTTGGTGCTGAATCACCGCAAGCAGGCAGCCTCAGCGCTTCTCTTTGGCATGGTGGCCCTGGTGACCAAGCCAGGCCAGACCTTCGCTCCGCTGCTGGGCACCTGGCTGCTCTGCTTCTACACAG GTCATGATCTCTTCCAGCAGCACCCCCCGGCCCCTGTGGGGAGTGCTCAGCCCTGGCCGGAGCCTCCGGCTCCACCCCCGGCACAGGCCCCGCCGCTCCGCCAGGGCTGCTTCTACCTGCTGGTGCTGGTGCCCATCGCCTGTGCTCTGCTGCAGCTGTTCACTTGGTCCCAGTTCACGCTGCACGGGAGGCGCCTGCACATGGTCAAAGCCCAGCGCCAGAGCCTGTCACGGGCCCAGACCCTGGACGTTAAGATGGTGTGA
- the C26H10orf95 gene encoding uncharacterized protein C10orf95 homolog, translated as MYAYYCRAPGEDIWPLLQHLTYTYQPAPLLLPPIQAHNFCSRPRDLCAGEWAGPQEYHCFHSTGAPLKVAPPFWAFPPAFAAALRPPFPAPSYLGPSLQAPAATGQAAVESGAQWPEGGTVQAELRWGRVERALGPRLELPDSVRRELRRVYGTYPRTNVRVTYRGGEFLLQGAPRLREPEYRVKRGVLRPPASSDSGDESPAGEAVERGRLKKRKA; from the coding sequence ATGTACGCATACTACTGCCGAGCGCCTGGGGAGGACATCTGGCCTCTACTGCAGCACCTCACCTACACCTACCAGCCCGCCCCTCTGCTGCTGCCCCCTATCCAGGCCCATAACTTCTGCAGCCGGCCCCGCGACCTGTGCGCCGGCGAGTGGGCTGGTCCGCAGGAATACCACTGCTTCCACTCCACCGGAGCGCCCCTGAAGGTCGCGCCGCCTTTTTGGGCCTTCCCGCCGGCCTTCGCCGCGGCCCTGCGCCCGCCATTCCCCGCGCCCAGCTACCTGGGGCCATCGCTGCAGGCGCCCGCAGCCACAGGACAGGCGGCAGTCGAGAGCGGGGCGCAGTGGCCGGAAGGCGGCACCGTGCAGGCCGAGCTGCGGTGGGGCCGTGTGGAGCGCGCGCTTGGCCCGCGCCTCGAGCTGCCGGACTCGGTGCGCCGGGAGCTGCGCCGCGTGTACGGCACATACCCGCGCACCAACGTGCGTGTCACCTACCGCGGCGGCGAATTCCTGCTGCAAGGCGCGCCGCGCCTGCGAGAGCCCGAGTACCGCGTCAAGAGGGGAGTCCTGCGCCCGCCGGCCAGCAGCGACAGCGGGGACGAGAGTCCCGCGGGGGAAGCGGTGGAGCGCGGCCGCCTGAAGAAGAGGAAGGCTTGA